The DNA sequence aaatatttgtttgcaCTTTCCGAAAACTTTGGGGGTTTATGTAGTTCAGCTTCTATTCGAGTGAGTtgtagaaagagaaaaaaatgaggaaaagagagaggctaatgaaataataaaatactctTATCCAGTATGAAAAGTAGCTCGTCAACTTTGGAGAGCACCTAAGAGTTACTGTAATTCATATGTTGAGCTTTGGACCATtgactagtccaatgtgaaagctttttgaaaaatatagtcAAATTATGGACTTACATTGATATTTGGCTAGGTCATTACTAATGCTCTTAAAGGTAAATTTTAATagcaagtttttatttttattttttattttttatttttgttgacaTACTCAATCCATTATCAATATAGAAGCCTGTCACGTTAactaatataaaaaagttatattttaaatgttattataatcattttgattccATACCAAATTATGAGTGCATGTGTTTAATAGATAATCGACTCGAAGTACTGTTGCGTCCGAGTCACATTTTAAGATAACTAATGCGATATACCACACTAATATTAATTACTCAAATGTGATGATCTCCCCCATAGTACGCCAAATCGGTTGAaatcaattataaataattattgattGAAGATCATTATGCTGTCTTTCATAATTATCTCTACCATCGATCCACTTTCACCACTTAAGTACATGTTTAggtaatgagatgaaaattctataaatagtagtgaaatacttagagttaagatttttagagagttttgagaaaaagaaagataaaaaagttacaaaaaagtattataaaattaaaatattgttatataatattataatttttattgagctAAGAGCAAtagattttttggttattcCGTCATGTTTAcataataataaacttaaagactacaaatcaaaaaagaaataataataataggttTCACAATTATGCATTCAGGGAGAACCAAtaataaccaaaacaaaattacaccTTATGGATCCACAGAGCCTCTTCCATACATTCAaatattaagttgataatatcCATTAATTAGGATGATAGTTATAAATTCAAGCATCCAAGTAGAAATGCAAGCTGCAAAGAGTATAAAATAcatatgtaacacccggacccaatcaagctcaattttatttatttatttattttagttcattttcttttcttttattttcttcacacgtttatttttcccgcatgttttattttattttcttttctttccgtcttttttttttcttttcccccctaGGTCTTCCTTTCGTTCatgacatgcatgcacacacacgactcagCTTTCATCCGCACGCACTTCTTCctcttatctctagggtttccACCTCACATATATAGAAATTACACATATCTTTCTAGTATATTTCAGATACCGCCCCAGCCTAACCTTTTCCCTCCGTAGGCCACTCCTCCTCCACACCATTAGCCCTTCCCCATAGTGCAGCCGTGCAGCACCTGAACCACTGCCGCAAATGAGCCAAACTCGAAACACTCGAACCACATCCCGCACGATGGAAACCACCGTCTGTTTCCACTGCCCAGCCTCTCCGTATCATCAAACAGGAACCAGCTCCACTCACACGGCAACGACACCACAAGCCGCCAGACCCACCCTTTGACCCATACTCCTCAACCGTTCAACACATAAACGCCACCATCACCATTGTCTGTCAAAAGCAAAAATCGGAGCTGCTTTGTTTTGGAACCATGGAAACAGAGCATTGTCGCTCAAAGTGAGAACCATGCCTTGCCACAGTTGGGCAACGATGCCGCCGTCAGCAACATCAGATTTTGCCGAAAAGCAAGCATCCACCACCCAGAGGTGTCCAGCACCACTACTCGAAGCCCCCATGCACGCTGCATGATACGTAAactcctctcatctctctctctcactctttaTGCTCTCTTGCTTATCAACctcgctctctctcattagttggtctctctctATTAGTGCCCTGCCGCAGTGACCACTGTAGTCCATCGCCCGGCCCTTGCCCCGCCGCACGTTTCACTTCTCTCTCAGTGAGCCTCCGTGCGTTTATTAGTCTCTGTGTCTTTTCACAGTGTTAATAGGATAGTTTACGTGCGGAAATTGTGATGCAAGtctttaagttaaaataaaaacaacgtgttttaattacattattacccttCGAGTAAGCAGTGTTAgtatgttttaaacttttgttttatatactagtagactcgattttatttatgtttacagagacatcttaagtattttaacatgtcgttatgtaaagatttattttaaaagtaaacaatattggtgtaatgttatttttacattttaggaaTGATTTAGTCTCTTTAAagatagttatggtttattttataatattttgggataattatattatctagtattaaacgtTATAGTtcgttttcaataataaataggtcaaacttttaaatgttttagtcaaagttattaaatcaatattaatgattttagaaagtgatgatttataattttaggttatgaaattttaggttttgagaaattaaataggtgattttagaagcttaggattaaatatcgaaatatgagattaatttgaaatttacgagaattacgtgattattttataggtgacgattaattattgttcgacattttgaagaaaattccaaaaaagcCAAGTCCAAGTAAGCgcggttcctatactagactttacattaaaataaaatgagctaaggttatttttgaaaaatatacatatttgattttgaaacgaaatttgaactaccttaattatttgttctgcattattcataagattctgtttaagaagaaattattttctattatgactggtgtagacaatagcttatttttgacattctgtttctaaactttgaaaaagagagcgaataagaaattttgtgcatgaattatgttgtgatatgattttgttctgttctaaaGATTTTGTTCAAtattctgtttggataagacgtgatttttgaaaacttttggcatgactctttGATTCTGAATTTCATTATGTTtctgctctgttcagttacggtcttgccacgggtgataatagtggcatatggcccaaccacgggttataataatggatacggcccaaccacgggtaataatagtggatacgacctagccacgggtaataatagtggatacggcctaaccacgggtaataatagtggatacggccctgcgaCAGGTTATAGCAGTGGtctttgttttgagtgcacaccttggtgacagagtgactTATATTTTGCTTGGTTATCCGCAgattgcacaaccctaccacggggctTATACATGGcttctattctgatatgatgtcctgatgatgatgatgatcatttatgctatgccaaaatgatatttttgaatgaaattatttctaaatctttgttctaatattttgataacttGTTTTGCTTCCACACTCtgaaaatgtaaatattttgttctgcattctgatttctgtaaatactcatgtttacatactggtatatgttctctgcttactgagttgttgataactcatcccttatctctaaacatttttcagataatcttgAGGGTTCCACTGGAGAGCAAGAGTAGGCAGTATTAGAGAGGCATGATGTTCGTAAAGGAATAAGTACCCGAGGGTACAAATGTTTATTTGAGAGTCTTAGTTAGTAATTTggttattttcagttattttgatttgatgagttaagaatattatcgagtctttggagagtttcaatttattttattaagaatttatGTATTGTCCTTATGatggaacatagatatttggtttgagtgaatggattaacattttatggagttttctgaatcttatagttgtgttattgatgTTTGATGTTAAGTGTTAAGAGCTAACCCTCTGGACCTCCGAgaatggggcgttacagttggtataaGAGataggtttgaattctgcatactataaaccttagAAGGTTTAGATATatgtgggttcataggatgtaaaaattttagtataggaacttgaggactataaggatgattatgtggatatttaaggttttagattttgcagagTTTATGATTAAGTTTTgggattttgaggtttagggattttatATCCGACAATCTTAATTTGTGGAATATAGGAGATAATATTTATgaagattaatttaaggtttagattttgaggtttagattctaaGACGTAAGGtagtttagagcgatgtcggggtttacaattataaatgGTAGGAAGAAccatatgagttggttaaagaaaTGGCTAAGAATGATTAAAACAAGTTCAagaatttattgatttattgattttacttgttttaaataatttagctggtatttatattttgtttatacatattttgtatTCTTTCTCTAGAACATTTAATTGAGCTTAAGATctcaggatggctgctcgttGTCAAGTTCAAAACTTTGGAGATTTGACATTCTTCAGATTTTATGGACTGAATATTTGGAggtttgaggtttagagatggtacatactttaaaaatgattttgaggaGATTTAAGGTCATAGAATTCTGCGGgtttcaagatatgatttttgatgATATGTAAGGTTTTAACACTTGCAGACCTATGGAATAAGTTCCCCGAAATctgatgttttagattttgcatattttaagaaaaacttttttATGGCATTTGAGATCTTAGTAGGCGTATTCTGTGGACTAGAAGAAATAATTCTAATAggttttaaggtttagattttaggtTGACTTCGTGGAACGAGTTTTGATTAGGAACTGAAGGTTTAaacttgtgatattgatgttttagagGCTACAATCAGATTggtataatttttgaatttgactCTGGTGACTTAAAAATGTATGGATTGGGTAAATGTGGGGTTTAGCTAATTCTAGAGTTTCATGAGTGAGTTACAATGTGTTTATGACTACAAGTTGTTAGAGTGCGTAGCGGAAGCGTGGTGTTGGTGATATGATAATTTGAGAGTCTATTTCGATATTTGCAAATGGTTCATAGATTATGTGGAgagttcaaaattattttagtttttttaattatattattgaggtTTTTATATTAAGtggagaattttaaattttaaatttagtcgttaattgcattattgaggttttaattttagacttgtaatgGCACTGTGCACAAACGTGTAGAGGTAgggaaaatatgggagaatacgATCGACAATATTGGAGGGTTAGAATTTGGAAAATTAGATTTGACATTTTTGGAAGATTGATTAGGTCTAACAATATTATTGACGTTTGGTGTAGGCACGAATGGTtgtagcggataaatatttaggctttGCTTGTAGTAttaacaaatttcgaggacgaaatgttttttaaggaggggagaatgtaacacccggacccaatcaagctcaattttatttatttatttattttttttagttcattttttttttcctcacacgtttatttttcccgcatgttttattttgttttgttttcttttctttctgtctttctttctttttctttccacccTAGGTCTTCCTTTCGTTGAcgacatgcatgcacacacatgaCTCAGCTTTCATCCACACGCACATCTTCctcttatctctagggtttccacctcacatatatataaatacacatatcTTTCTAGTATATTTCAGATATTGCCCCTGCCTAACCTTTTCCCTCCATAGGCCACTCCTCCTCCACACCGTGAGCCCTTCCCCATAGTGCAGCTGTGCAGCACCTGAACCACTGCCGCAAACGAGCCAAACCCGAAACACTCGAACCACATCCCGCACGACGAAAACCACCGTGTGTTTTCACTGCCCAGCCTCTCCGTATCATCAAACAGGAACCAGCTCCACTCACACGGGAACGACACCACAAGCCGCCAGACCCGACCGTTGACCCATACTCCTTAGCCGTTCAACACATAAACACCACCATCACCATCGTCCGTCGAAAGCAAAAACCGAAGATACTCTGTTTTGGAACCATGGAAACAGAGCATTGTCGCTCAAAGTGAGAACCATGCCTTGCCACAGTTGGGCAACAACCCCGCCGGCAGCAGTATCATACGACATCAAAAAGCAAGCATCCACCGCCCAAAGGTGTCCAGCGCCACTACCTGAAGCCCCCATGCACACCGCATGATACGTAAactcctctcatctctctctctcactctccgtgCTCTCTTGCTTAtcaccctcactctctctcattagttggTCTCTCAATCTCAGTGCCCTGCCTCCGTGACCACTGTCGACCACTGCCCAGCCCTTTGCCCTGCCGCACGTTTCACTTCTCTCTTGGTGAGCCTCCGTGTGTTTATTGGTCTCTGTGTCTTTTCACAGTGTTAATAGGATAGTTTACATGCTGAAGTTGTGATGCAAGTCTttaggttaaaataaaaataacgtgttttaattacattattacccttCGAGTAAGCTGTGTTAgtatgttttaaacttttattttatatactagtagactcgattttatttatgtttacagagacatcttaagtattttaacatgttgttatgtaaagatttattttaagagtagaCAATATtgatgtaatgttatttttacatgttgttatgtaaagatttattttaagagtaaacaatattggtgtaatgttatttttacactttaggaatgatttagtctatttaaagatagttatggtttattttataatattttggaataattgtattatctagtattaaacgtTATAGTtcgttttcaataataaataggtcaaacttttaaatgttttagtcaaagttattaaatcaatattaatgattttagaaagtgatgatttataatttaaggttatgaaattttaggtttcgAGGAATTAAATTGGtgattttagaagtttaggattaaatatcaaaatatgagattaattgaaaatttacgagaattacgtgattattttataggtgacgattaattattgttcgacgttgtgaagaaaattttgaaaaagctaagtccaggtaagcggagttcctatactagactttgcattaaaataaaatgagttgagcttatttttggaaaatatacatatttgattttgaaaagaaatttgaactatctcagttatttgttctgcattattcataagattctgtttaacaaaaaattattttctgtcatgactggtgtagacatgagcttatttttgacattctgtttttgaactttgaaaaagagagcgaataagaaattttgtgcatgaattatgttgtgatatgattttgttctgttctaaagattttgttcagtactctgtttggataagacgtgatttctgaaaacttttggcatgactctctgattctgaatttgattatgtttcgctctgttcagttacggccctccCACGGCTGATAATAGtagcatacggcccaaccacgggttacaatagtggatacgtcccaaccacaggttataatagtggatacggcctaaccacgggtaataatagtagatacggccctgccacgggttatagtagtggtctctattttgagtaCACACCTTGGTGTTAGAGTGACTTATGTTCTGCTTGGTTATCCACAgattgcacaaccctaccacgggggttatacatggcttctgttctaatatgatgtccttatgatgatgatgatcatttatgctatgccaaatggatatttttgaatgaaattatttctaaatcttcgctctgatattttgataacatctTTTGCTTCTGCACTCTGAAAATGCAAAtcttttgttctgcattatgatttctgtaaatactcatgtttacatattgctatatgttctttgcttactgagttgttgataactcaccccttatctctaaacatttttcagataattttgatggttttaCTGGAGAGCAAGAGTAGGCAGTATTGGAGTGGCTTGATGTTCGCAGAGGAATAAGTACCCGAGGGTACTAATATTTATTTGAGAGTCTTAGTTAGTAATTTggttattttcaattattttgatttgatgagttaagaatattattgagtctttggagagttttaatttattttattaagaatttatGTATTGTCCTTATGatggaacatagatatttggtttgagtaaatgaattaacattttatggagttttttggatcttatagttgtgttattgatgTTTGATgctaagtattaagagctaacccTCCAGACCTCAGGGAACGGAGGGTTACAACATAGAAGCGGCTTCTCCATCATTAACAGTTCCTCTAAATCTTTAACAATGGCATCATTCAAAACTCCAGCTACTTCAGTTGACACACAAGAAAGAGCCGGACGTACTACCACATTAGAGAAGGAACAAGAGCATTCAAGAGAGGCATGAGTAAGCCAAAGCCTTCTCCTCAGTGAGCTCCTCTGCTGTCAAGTCCAGCTTCTTCCTCGAGTCTTCATCGATTGAAAGTCCTGGGCAGATAGAAGACAACAAGAGTCAAGAAACAGGTTCGATTCACCAAGAGAATCCTAGAATGAAGATTAACAAATGATGTAAATAATCTGTGCTGAtatactcattaaaaaaaatagtttggtGCTGATCAAAGCCGTGAATTTTTCCCTACAACTCAATATGAACCAGATTTATCTGTCATTCACGGGTAACGATGAAGCAGCACGCGAagaacaccccccccccccccaaaaaaaaaaaaaaaaaacacaattagTAGTAAACGATGAAAATTACCCCGGACTACCGTCCACTCTCCACTGCGACAAGTGGCAGGCAATGAATAAATGAGTCCGGCTGGTACATTGTATGAACCATCAGAGTATACTCCCATGGAAACCCAAGTGCCCTGAAATTGCTGGAAAAATGGTCATTGTGTAGGAAACGGACTTTTTCACATTATACGATCAAAGAATAGAGAGAAAGATACCAACCTCGGGGGTTCCAAGCACCCAATCATGTATGTGGTCACAAGCAGAACTAGAAGCAGACAATGCACTTGATAGTTTCCTAGCTTTGATAATTGCAGCACCACGTCGTTGAACGATAGTTATGAATTCTCCCTTCAACCTTAGGTAAAGAAATTCATATCAACATTTCAATGAACTCAATACAAACATACtaaattaactattttttttttatcagtaacaAACTAAATTAACTATTAATCCATTTTCATGCCATGCATCATCAGCAACAAGCTCGGGGACTGCCTTCTCTCCAGAATGTGTTTTCACTGTTGCATGGCTGACATCAGGATACTGGGTTGATGAGTGATTGCCCCAGATAATAACATTTTTAACATCAGAAACTTGAACATTTAGCCTTTCAGAAATCTGGCCCAAGGCTCTGTTATGATCAAGTCTAGTCAaacaagtaaaatttttctcaGGGATTGATGGTGCGAATTCCTTCAATATCAGTGCATTGGTGTTTGCTGGGTTGGCAACAACCAAAACCTGCATAGGAAGTAGAAGGAATCTAAACATTGTGCTTGCTCATTTTCATATACAGTCATTGTGGGGACATGGAATCATTTGGAAAGTTTTACTTAGAACTTCAGACTAATTGGGTTAGTACATAACGAAATGTTCCATTTTCATATACAGTCATTGTGGGGACATGGAATCATCTGGAAAGTTTTGACACATTTTCTGACATCACGTCTTTCCTTTCCATGCCTTCTTTCCTTGGAAACCCACCAACCATGATTGCAATGTTAACCCCAGTGCATGCCTCAACAACATCTGTTGTGGCAACAACACCAGCAATATACCACATCATTCATACCTCGTACTCTAAAAAATCCTTAGCAAATTAAAAAGCAGAGTGTATGGCTCCATGCTTAAGTGATGTCATCCAAATTTGACAGATTTAAGAGGCCATAAACATACCTTTAAGTAGAGGAAATGCAGCATCCACCAACTCCATTTTCACCCCATTCAATGCCTCTGCAGCAGGTGGGATATCAAGCATGTGCAGGATCACAGGCTGGTTGGGACCCAACATCACTCCCCTAGCAATCATAGGGACGAGAGCATATCCGATCTGTCCTGAAAATCCAGCAAcaaatcatcaaaatataaattgtaaagAAATGCTGTATAGTGGATAACTAAAAAATTAACCACATAAGAAGGAGAATGTGCTAAGGCTACATTTTCTATGAAGAGGATGACATAAGTCACAAAAATAATCCCAATATTATGACTCATGAGCATAGTATTAACAACATGAAATGCATCTTCAATGAATCGTTATGAAGATGTAGCTGCAGCCAAAGAACGTGTTTTAAAAACACGGCTACAATGTGGACTAACCATTTATATGCCAATTCTGACATTTTATTGACTTAAACAATATATATCTACCTCGCTCAGTATGTTATTGTGGAATAAACACTCTATGTGTGAGAATCAATATGAGAGTAACACTTTGATTCAACTATGGATAATTAATGGAGTTGATTATGGGACAACCAATACCATAGCTACAACAATTTGGAAATTCAAAACTGCACTGATAAAAACGACCATCGTCACATAAACCAAACATGGTACCAAAAGCTTAGGTCCACATCATCATTTTAAtcatctctcttttctctctctctctctctctcaattttgttttcaaaaattaaaccaaaacttaATTCTTAGAATTCGGATCTCAAAGAATGCAACTGAACCAGCAATATTTACACCAAAATTCAGACCCCTACTAACTCAATCTGATAGGTCCCAAACTTAGAGAGTAAAATTGCTAGGATAATTTGTTTTCTCTTCGGGTCAGAATGTACCACAGATTTTGATAAACTTTCATAATAATCATTAATAATTCAtgtctgcttaaatagcagaatcATGTACACTGCAAACcgaaatgaaaggaaaacatGCAGACTAATAACTGAACGTAACACCCATAAAACAGAGCataaaaacagaataaaacTAACGAAAAGAAAATGACGTAAAATGCATAACCACGACCTAGTCTCGTCTGCCTTCCTCGTTGCATGCATGCCGCATGCACGGTCCTTTACGTTCTTTGCGTCCCAGATTATCCcgaatatttgggatttggtttatgGGACCTCGTTGAATGACGTAGCCTATCAATACTCCCCCCATTCAGtggatccttgtcctcaaggatGGTAGGCTAGAATTGGCCCCGTAATGTCGCCGTTGGTTTCCAGGTGGCTTCCTCCCTTTGCAGATGCTTCCATAGCACTAAGCTTTCTTCGATAAGCTAGCCTCCTTGTTTGATCCAGCGAGTGTCTAGAATTGCTTGTGGTTCAAGTTCGACAACTCCTTCATCTGAGACGGGTGGCAACGCTGTCTGCTATGGTTCTATAAGGCTGTCATTCTCCCGATATCGTTTTAAGTAGTGATACATGAAACACCGGGTGGATGCGGGTGCCTTCCGGTAATTGTAATTTGTACGCGACCGGTCCGCATTTCTGCAAGATTACATAGGGTCCGTAGAAACGACTAGCCAATTTCTGATGGATCTGTTTGAAGGCTGTTTGTTGGCGGTAAGGATGCAGCTTCAACAACACCTGTTCGCCAATGTCGAATGAAAGTTCCCGCCGCTTGAGGTCTGCCATTTGTTTCATGAGATTAACTGAGCTGGCTAAGTTACTCTTCAGTTGCTGGAGCAGTTCATCGTGAGTCATTAGTTGTTGGTCTACCTCGTGTACTGGTGAAAGTCCTTCTGTGTACGATGGAATGGCGAAGACAGCCTTCCATACAGCACCTGGAATGGAGTCATCCCTATAGAAATATGGTAGGTGGTATTATACCAATATTCTGCCCAAGGTAAATAAGAACTCCATTTGCGTGGCTACTGGTGCACGAAACAAAGGAGGTACTGCTCGAGGCAACGATTGATGACTTCCATCTGTCCATCGGTCTGTGGGTGGTATGCAGAACTGAGCTGCAATTTGGTACCCGACATCTTGAAGAATTCTTGCCAGAATTTGCTAATGAAAATTGGATCTCGGTCACTAATCACGGACTGAGGCATCCCGTGGAGCTTGATAATTCCCTCGACAAATTTGTCTGCCACTGTTTTAGTAGTAAATGGATGGGTTAAAGAGAGGAAATGAGCTGATTTACTTAACCTGTCGACAACCACCATAATTGTGTCTTTGCCTTAGGAGGTTGGCAGGCCTTCGATAAAATCTAAGGTGATGTAGTCCCACACCCGGTATGGAATTGGCAGCAGTTGAAGGAGTCCTGCCGGAGCTAGAGTTTCTACCTTGACCTTTTGACATACCTCGCACCCTTTGACGTATTCTTGGACTGATCTATGCATGCAGGGCCCATAGAACTGCTGTCCCAATTTCTTGTATGTGCGTAAAACGCCTGAATGTCCGCCCAGCTTGGTGTCATGCATTTCATGCAGCAACTTACTGAAAAAGGCTCTGTTGTCTGGAAAGACAACCTTCCCTTTGAAGAAAAGTAGCCCGTGACGCCATTTATATGGTCCCTCAGTTTGGTCAGATGCCATACTACCCATTGAAATGATGTACTGATCCTTCGTGGCAGCTTGTTTTATTTCCTCCCATAAACTAACTTGCTGAATGAAAATTCCGTGGAGAATGGGGCTACCCTATTTACGTGATAGTGTATCGGCAGCCGAATTTTCACGTCCAGGTCGATGGATTATCTCATAGTCATATCCTATAAGCTTAGCTACCCATTTTTGCTGCTCTGGTGTGGCCACCCACTATTCCAAAAAAAACTTGAGATTGCACTGAtcagtttgaatgtaaaatttcTTACCCAGAAGGTATGGGCGCCATAGACGTATAGCCTCTATGATGGCTAACATTTCTTTGGCATAAGTGGACCAGGATTTCTTTGTCACTCCAATGGCTCAACTCATGAATGCCACTGGTTTGCCTTGTTGGGATAATACAGCTCCAATTCCTTCACCGGATGTATCCATCTCAATGGTGAATGAGTCGTTGAAATTTGGCATTGATAATGTAGGGGTGGTTGTCATGGCATGCTTGAGTGCAAGGAAAGTAGACTCAGCTTCATCATTCCAACTGAATTGGCCCTTCTTGAGGAGGTTGGTAAGAGACCGAGGTATAACGCCATAATTTTGGACAAACTTCCGGTAGTAACCTATCAAGCCTAAAAAATCACGTAGTTCTAAAATATTAGTAGGCCGTGGCCATGCCACCATAGCTGCTATTTTACTTTTGTCCACCTCTACTCCTTGGTTAGTAACAATATGCCCCAAATATTCCAATTCTTGTTGCCCAAAGGCACATTTATTAGCCTTGACAAAGAATTGGTGTTGCCTCAATATCTCCAAGGTCTGCTTTACATGCACTAAGTGTGTATCCCAAGTTGGACTATAAACcaatatgtcatcaaagaaaactaatatgAATTTTCTAAGATGAGGACGGAAAATAGAATTCATAATGGCTTGAAATGTCGATGGTGCATTACATaagccaaatggcataaccaagtACTCGTAGTGTCCATTATGCATTCAGAAAGTAGTATTAGGAATATCAAGTGGATTAACTCGTACCTGATGGTACCCAGCTCGTAAATCCAGCTTGGTAAAATACGCAGCACCATAGAGTTCATCCAACATGTCCTCAGCGGTTGGGATTAGAAACTGGTCTTTAATGGTTGCCATGTTGAATGCAGGATAAT is a window from the Juglans regia cultivar Chandler chromosome 7, Walnut 2.0, whole genome shotgun sequence genome containing:
- the LOC108982433 gene encoding malate dehydrogenase, cytoplasmic-like; the protein is MAKEPVRVLVTGAAGQIGYALVPMIARGVMLGPNQPVILHMLDIPPAAEALNGVKMELVDAAFPLLKGVVATTDVVEACTGVNIAIMVGGFPRKEGMERKDVMSENVTMFRFLLLPMQVLVVANPANTNALILKEFAPSIPEKNFTCLTRLDHNRALGQISERLNVQVSDVKNVIIWGNHSSTQYPDVSHATVKTHSGEKAVPELVADDAWLKGEFITIVQRRGAAIIKARKLSSALSASSSACDHIHDWVLGTPEGTWVSMGVYSDGSYNVPAGLIYSLPATCRSGEWTVVRGLSIDEDSRKKLDLTAEELTEEKALAYSCLS